In one window of Chryseobacterium viscerum DNA:
- a CDS encoding B12-binding domain-containing radical SAM protein: MKDLLLITPPFTQLNTPYPATAYIKGFLNTQNISSYQVDLGIDVILELFSKDGIQKVFSKKIDPQDTSENSQRIYALREEYIKTIDQVILFLQDKTPTLARQICSMNFLPEASRFNQLDDMEFAFGNMGLQDKAKHLATLYLEDISDYIVENIDADFGFSRYAERLGKSANSFDELYSKLSGGSTFIDEFTLKILREKIEEIQPKLVCFSIPFPGNLYSAFKCAQWIKKYYPHIKIAMGGGFPNTELREIKDQRVFEFFDFITLDDGELPIELLHQNLETSNGESEFKRTFLLENQEVVYKNNSKRHDYKQADIGTPDYTDLRLDQYISVIEIANPMHSLWSDGRWNKLTMAHGCYWGKCTFCDISLDYIKIYEPISAKILVDRIEELIRTTGETGFHFVDEAAPPALMREVALEILRRNLVVTWWTNIRFEKSFTRDLCYLLKLSGCVAVSGGLEVASDRLLKLIDKGVSVEQVANVTRNFTEAGIMVHAYLMYGYPTQTVQETVDSLEMIRQMFEMGILQSGFWHQFAMTAHSPVGMNPEDFGVVPVKQEILFANNDIDFQDKTGIDHNKFSFGLKKSLFNFMHGVNFELPLQEWFDFKIPRTTIHPDYIHDCLLENEQFQLKANSKVVFLTKNVIAENRVKNKKKYSGTYTILTFHLKTNIVKVELEQEKAEWLVNVLEENSIENFKKPTIQQLKIQFEESFDDFELFWFSKPMQQLKENGVILSL; this comes from the coding sequence TTGAAAGACCTGCTTCTTATTACTCCGCCTTTTACCCAACTTAATACTCCTTATCCTGCAACGGCTTATATTAAAGGATTTTTAAATACCCAAAATATTTCCAGTTATCAGGTAGATTTGGGGATCGATGTTATTTTGGAATTATTCTCAAAAGACGGAATTCAGAAGGTTTTCAGCAAAAAAATTGATCCTCAGGATACGTCTGAAAATTCTCAGAGAATCTATGCCTTAAGAGAAGAATACATCAAAACCATAGATCAGGTTATTCTGTTTTTACAGGACAAAACACCCACCTTGGCAAGACAGATCTGCAGTATGAATTTCCTTCCTGAAGCTTCACGTTTCAACCAGCTGGATGATATGGAATTTGCTTTTGGAAATATGGGTCTTCAGGATAAAGCAAAACATCTGGCAACCTTATATTTAGAAGACATATCAGATTATATTGTTGAAAATATTGATGCTGATTTTGGTTTCAGCAGATATGCAGAACGATTGGGAAAAAGTGCCAATTCTTTTGATGAATTGTATTCAAAACTATCCGGAGGTTCAACATTTATTGATGAATTTACTTTAAAAATTCTTCGTGAAAAAATTGAAGAGATTCAGCCGAAACTGGTTTGTTTTTCAATCCCTTTTCCCGGCAATCTGTACTCCGCTTTCAAATGTGCACAATGGATCAAAAAGTATTACCCTCACATTAAAATTGCGATGGGCGGAGGTTTCCCCAACACCGAATTAAGAGAAATTAAAGATCAGAGAGTTTTTGAATTCTTTGATTTCATTACTTTAGATGACGGTGAACTTCCTATTGAACTTCTTCATCAAAATTTAGAAACTTCCAATGGAGAAAGTGAATTTAAGAGAACTTTTCTTCTCGAAAACCAGGAAGTTGTTTATAAGAATAATTCTAAAAGACACGATTACAAACAGGCTGATATTGGTACTCCCGATTATACGGATTTAAGGCTTGATCAATATATTTCCGTTATCGAAATCGCTAATCCCATGCACAGTTTATGGAGTGACGGAAGATGGAATAAGCTGACAATGGCACATGGATGCTACTGGGGAAAATGTACATTCTGTGATATTTCTTTAGACTATATCAAAATCTATGAACCTATTTCTGCTAAAATCCTGGTAGACCGAATTGAAGAACTGATCAGAACAACTGGTGAGACAGGATTCCATTTTGTGGATGAAGCCGCACCGCCTGCCTTGATGAGAGAGGTTGCTTTGGAAATTCTCCGAAGAAATCTTGTCGTTACCTGGTGGACGAATATCCGTTTTGAAAAAAGCTTCACCCGCGATTTATGCTACCTCCTTAAACTTTCGGGATGCGTTGCTGTTTCCGGAGGTCTTGAAGTAGCCAGTGACCGATTGTTGAAATTAATTGACAAAGGAGTTTCTGTAGAACAGGTTGCCAATGTAACAAGAAATTTTACAGAAGCCGGAATTATGGTACATGCTTATCTGATGTATGGCTACCCTACCCAAACTGTTCAGGAAACAGTTGACTCTTTAGAAATGATTCGACAGATGTTTGAAATGGGAATTCTTCAAAGTGGTTTCTGGCATCAGTTTGCGATGACTGCCCATTCACCTGTTGGAATGAACCCTGAGGATTTTGGAGTAGTTCCGGTAAAACAAGAAATTCTGTTTGCCAATAACGATATAGACTTTCAGGATAAAACCGGAATTGATCATAACAAGTTCAGTTTCGGATTAAAAAAATCTTTGTTCAATTTTATGCATGGAGTGAATTTCGAACTTCCGCTTCAGGAATGGTTTGATTTTAAAATTCCGAGAACAACTATTCACCCGGATTATATTCACGATTGTCTTTTAGAAAATGAACAGTTTCAATTGAAGGCAAACTCAAAAGTTGTCTTTCTGACCAAAAATGTAATCGCTGAGAATCGCGTAAAAAATAAAAAGAAATATTCTGGTACGTATACGATCCTTACGTTCCACCTAAAAACCAATATTGTAAAGGTTGAGCTGGAACAGGAGAAAGCAGAATGGCTGGTGAATGTATTGGAAGAGAATTCTATTGAAAATTTTAAAAAACCTACTATTCAACAACTTAAGATTCAATTCGAGGAAAGTTTTGATGATTTTGAGCTATTCTGGTTCTCAAAACCAATGCAGCAACTGAAGGAAAATGGAGTGATTTTAAGTTTATAA
- a CDS encoding NADPH-dependent F420 reductase: protein METLKKVAVIGLGNIGKAIAGDLINNSHEVIVASRNNEESADFAQQSNGLAQSMDIAQAINTADIIIPAIWFGAFKDFFNDHGDILKGKTIIDVSNPIAPDGNGGFKKIIGEKESAGELNRAVLPQGAKLVKAFGTLGAESLAGASNRNPEKVVLFYASDDAAIDKDVEDVIKNAGFDPLKVGGIDQSIRIEVFGDLHEFGALGKTVSLAEAQSKL from the coding sequence ATGGAAACATTAAAAAAAGTGGCCGTAATCGGTCTTGGAAATATTGGAAAAGCAATTGCAGGTGATTTAATTAATAACAGCCACGAGGTGATTGTAGCATCAAGAAATAATGAAGAGTCTGCTGACTTTGCCCAACAGTCCAATGGGCTTGCTCAAAGTATGGATATTGCTCAGGCGATCAATACTGCAGATATTATTATACCTGCAATATGGTTTGGTGCTTTTAAGGACTTTTTTAATGATCACGGAGACATTCTGAAAGGAAAAACTATTATTGATGTCTCAAATCCTATTGCTCCGGATGGAAATGGTGGATTTAAAAAGATTATTGGAGAAAAAGAATCTGCCGGGGAGCTTAACAGAGCTGTACTTCCTCAAGGTGCTAAACTAGTAAAGGCATTCGGAACATTGGGGGCAGAAAGTCTTGCGGGAGCTTCTAACAGAAATCCTGAAAAAGTAGTATTGTTTTATGCTTCAGACGATGCGGCAATTGATAAGGATGTTGAAGATGTTATTAAAAATGCAGGATTTGATCCTTTAAAAGTAGGAGGGATTGATCAGTCGATTCGTATTGAAGTTTTTGGAGATCTGCATGAATTTGGGGCATTGGGAAAAACGGTGAGCCTTGCGGAAGCCCAGTCAAAATTATAA
- a CDS encoding DUF1697 domain-containing protein codes for MKYCAFLRGVNVKGTNMKMADVCQVFKDAGMKDVSSILASGNIVFSSDKSVEDLKTILEKAMSDHFFYEAFLFVKSQAETEVFWNSIPFEKNENFHIYSFVGIPGVEKVLMEEFQKAAQAENEKAEIINDLFYWQVPKGNTLDSTFGKVLGKKSLKDQFTSRNVNTFEKILKKMN; via the coding sequence ATGAAATACTGTGCTTTTCTCCGTGGTGTCAACGTAAAAGGAACCAATATGAAAATGGCTGATGTATGCCAGGTTTTTAAAGATGCTGGTATGAAAGACGTAAGTTCAATATTAGCTTCCGGAAACATTGTATTTTCTTCAGACAAGAGTGTGGAGGATTTAAAGACAATTCTGGAAAAAGCCATGTCTGATCATTTTTTTTATGAAGCCTTTCTGTTTGTAAAATCTCAGGCAGAGACAGAGGTTTTCTGGAACAGTATTCCTTTTGAAAAAAATGAAAACTTCCACATTTACAGCTTTGTCGGTATTCCGGGCGTTGAAAAAGTTCTGATGGAGGAGTTTCAGAAAGCGGCTCAGGCAGAAAATGAAAAGGCAGAAATTATCAATGATCTATTTTACTGGCAGGTTCCGAAAGGAAATACCTTAGATTCTACCTTTGGGAAGGTTTTGGGAAAGAAAAGTCTTAAAGATCAGTTTACCAGCAGGAATGTGAATACCTTTGAAAAGATTCTGAAAAAAATGAATTAA
- a CDS encoding DMT family transporter: MKLRGYALGILSAVSYGLIPIFILPIKQAHFSLDITLFYRFFFSALMVGGYLLYSKESFKINKKEALILAILGVCYALSSEFLFLGYDFLTAGIASTVLFIYPVIVALIMFFFYKEKLSRLSVISLFLAFTGVIVLCLKGNGLEINFTGLGIVMLSSLFYALYMVIVNKSNMKVSGFKLTFYSMVFTSMFFITKAVAANESFAIPSVEIFLNFLIFAFLTTVISSLCLVYAIKYIGSTPVSILGALEPVVAVLISVLMFHERFTSNLLIGITLILFGVTLNVIGDQKKIGHA; the protein is encoded by the coding sequence ATGAAACTCAGAGGTTATGCATTGGGGATTCTGTCAGCCGTTTCATATGGGCTGATTCCGATTTTTATTCTGCCTATCAAGCAGGCACATTTTTCGTTGGATATTACTCTGTTCTATAGATTTTTCTTTTCAGCCTTAATGGTTGGAGGATATTTGTTGTATTCCAAAGAAAGTTTTAAAATTAATAAAAAAGAAGCGTTAATCCTGGCCATACTTGGAGTCTGCTATGCTCTTTCTTCAGAGTTCCTGTTTTTAGGATATGACTTCCTTACTGCCGGAATTGCCTCTACCGTTTTATTTATTTATCCGGTTATCGTAGCCTTGATTATGTTTTTCTTTTATAAGGAGAAACTTAGCAGATTATCAGTTATTTCTCTATTTCTGGCATTCACCGGAGTTATTGTTTTATGCTTAAAAGGAAACGGATTGGAAATCAATTTTACAGGATTGGGAATTGTAATGCTCAGTTCATTATTCTATGCGCTGTATATGGTTATCGTTAACAAATCGAATATGAAGGTTTCCGGATTTAAGCTTACTTTCTACTCTATGGTTTTCACATCTATGTTCTTTATAACCAAAGCTGTGGCTGCTAATGAATCGTTCGCTATTCCTTCAGTAGAAATCTTTCTTAACTTCCTTATTTTTGCATTCCTTACTACCGTTATCTCCAGCCTCTGTCTTGTCTATGCAATCAAATATATCGGCTCTACTCCTGTATCTATTTTAGGTGCTCTGGAGCCTGTTGTTGCTGTATTAATCAGTGTCTTAATGTTTCATGAAAGGTTCACTTCTAATCTGCTTATCGGGATTACTTTAATCCTTTTTGGAGTTACGCTTAATGTGATTGGTGACCAAAAGAAAATAGGTCACGCCTAG
- a CDS encoding Crp/Fnr family transcriptional regulator — translation MSKETIPLVEYFKSYIPLSKKEIEVLNERFVERRIKRKQFILKENEVCQYYTFVVSGCLKMYNVDDNGEEHNLQFAAENDWIVDIDSFHNKKPSQLYIAALETSTVLQIEKNDLWYLYTYYPKFDRNFRVIIEQKFIELQNRVLQNISATGEEKYEFFLKHYSQLANRLPNTQIASYLGITPQFLSKIRQRRIKS, via the coding sequence ATGTCAAAAGAAACTATTCCGCTTGTAGAATATTTTAAAAGCTATATTCCGCTTTCAAAGAAAGAAATTGAGGTATTGAACGAACGGTTTGTAGAAAGGAGAATCAAGCGAAAACAGTTTATCCTGAAAGAAAACGAGGTTTGTCAATATTATACATTTGTAGTTTCAGGGTGTCTAAAAATGTACAATGTAGATGATAACGGAGAAGAACATAATCTTCAGTTTGCAGCAGAAAACGACTGGATTGTGGATATAGACAGTTTTCATAATAAAAAACCAAGTCAGTTGTATATTGCTGCTCTTGAAACGTCTACTGTTTTGCAAATAGAAAAAAATGACCTTTGGTATCTTTATACCTATTATCCCAAATTCGACAGAAACTTCAGAGTAATTATCGAACAAAAATTTATAGAGCTTCAAAATCGGGTGCTTCAGAATATAAGTGCAACTGGAGAAGAAAAATATGAGTTTTTTCTCAAACATTATTCTCAGTTGGCCAACAGGCTTCCCAATACACAGATTGCATCCTATCTTGGAATTACACCACAGTTTTTAAGCAAGATCCGACAGAGAAGAATAAAAAGCTGA
- a CDS encoding DUF2723 domain-containing protein — MKNWTFRQWNTVSGWVIFVIAFFTYLSTIEPNFSFWDCGEYISSAVKLEVTHAPGAALFQIVGAVAAIFALGKGENYSIVINAMSALFSALTILFLFWTITHFVRRLLNKDFEEITKHQEISILFAGAVGALCFTFSDTFWFSAVEGEVYSMASMFIALLVWLITKWENEYKAGDSERWIILIFFVLGLSVGVHMMGMLAIPAVCLVYYARNYKFTWKNFIWANLITLGILIIVFKIIFPLIMTMFGRLEIFFVNGLGLPFHSGTIAAFVLMVAICYFLIKYAKKAKKNIYQTAALSVVFMMIGFSCWMVIPIRANANPPMNLNDPDTAIGMLDYYNREQYGDWPTIYGQNYTAFLDANGIEKNEDGSFKTQKTGEIYEKDEKTGTYRKTGDRFNYVFNKSQVSLMPRMFNEDKDVMANYISMYGAPDFTFNYANEDVADNPQAKQIFDELRAKYEDKSITAADYLKVKPYNLINVQKPSFLQNMEYFISFQNGYYFVRYLMWNYVGRQNDLEGNMESTKGNWISGIPFIDNVTVGNQDKMPAKFKNESTVKFFFLPLILGLIGFFFQLNRDFGRFYALLSLFILTSVGIVFYTGVKPFEPRERDYAMVGSFYAFAIWIGMGAGAILWFLQSKIKSNGANIALGVVLLGVPFMMGFQNYNVHDRSNRYTAYDYAYSVLKSLPKNDILFVYGDNDTYPVWAIQETERFRDDVKVVNFTLASTPWNLDQIKRRTYNAMGIPSQLTHEDYRDGVNDQIYMMKKEDWEGVFSMLKEQGAPETEFQSFRKYLTQDSLTLKEAINFIKFKSPEKDELLKMYFGEEKFEKYNILPVNKFILPVNKENALKAGIINKEDLSKVANQIMITYKGNTLYKNNLILMDLLANFDWKRPINFSSGGIYDSENIFYLNDYLQFDGFSYRLIPIQTPPTADGDMGRVDANSLYNVVKNFRWGNFKNLNAHFDETATSNIISYRMSASRAAAALALNGQKAKALEILDLAAKEIPAEKYNDPRSLSSIVSGYIIAGQEQKGLQIAEVLKKGIFEEYDYYLSLSKADQSYLRRQMRTKPMEYSLVVAAVTDAYTKIGQKEKAYAYLVKSIEPIDKKFNVFVKDLQEMGKEKAMKESENVQQITPFYQYLFDVMEPYDSTYSKEKENQITTAIIKATK, encoded by the coding sequence ATGAAAAATTGGACTTTTAGGCAATGGAACACCGTTTCAGGATGGGTGATTTTCGTCATTGCGTTTTTCACGTACTTGTCCACCATAGAACCCAATTTCAGTTTTTGGGATTGTGGCGAGTACATTTCTTCTGCAGTAAAACTTGAAGTAACGCACGCTCCCGGAGCTGCTTTATTCCAGATAGTGGGTGCCGTGGCAGCCATTTTTGCATTAGGGAAAGGCGAAAATTATTCTATCGTGATCAACGCGATGTCTGCATTGTTCAGTGCGCTGACTATTTTATTTTTGTTCTGGACGATCACACACTTTGTGAGAAGACTTTTAAACAAAGATTTTGAAGAAATTACAAAACATCAGGAAATCTCTATTTTATTTGCCGGAGCTGTGGGAGCACTTTGCTTTACCTTTTCAGATACATTCTGGTTCTCGGCAGTAGAGGGAGAGGTTTACTCTATGGCTTCTATGTTTATCGCGCTTTTGGTCTGGTTAATCACCAAATGGGAAAATGAGTACAAAGCGGGAGACAGTGAAAGATGGATTATTCTTATTTTCTTCGTTTTAGGACTTTCGGTAGGAGTGCATATGATGGGTATGCTGGCAATTCCTGCAGTATGTCTGGTATATTATGCAAGAAACTATAAGTTTACCTGGAAAAACTTTATCTGGGCAAACCTTATCACATTGGGGATTTTGATTATTGTTTTCAAAATTATCTTCCCTTTGATTATGACTATGTTCGGAAGACTTGAGATTTTCTTCGTGAATGGTCTTGGACTTCCTTTCCATTCCGGAACGATTGCCGCTTTTGTTTTAATGGTAGCGATCTGCTATTTCTTAATCAAATATGCAAAGAAAGCAAAGAAAAATATCTACCAGACTGCAGCATTATCTGTGGTTTTTATGATGATCGGATTCTCTTGCTGGATGGTTATTCCTATCAGAGCCAATGCTAATCCGCCGATGAACCTTAATGATCCGGATACTGCAATTGGTATGTTGGATTATTATAACAGAGAGCAGTATGGTGACTGGCCTACAATCTACGGACAAAACTATACAGCATTCCTTGATGCTAACGGAATTGAGAAGAACGAAGACGGAAGCTTTAAGACTCAAAAAACAGGAGAAATTTACGAAAAAGATGAAAAAACCGGGACTTACAGAAAGACCGGAGATCGTTTCAACTATGTCTTCAACAAATCTCAGGTAAGCTTAATGCCGAGAATGTTTAATGAGGACAAGGATGTAATGGCTAACTATATTTCAATGTATGGTGCTCCTGATTTTACATTCAATTATGCTAATGAAGATGTGGCAGATAATCCACAGGCTAAGCAGATCTTTGACGAGCTGAGAGCAAAATATGAAGACAAGTCAATCACTGCAGCAGATTATCTGAAAGTAAAACCTTATAACCTTATCAATGTTCAGAAGCCATCATTCCTTCAGAATATGGAGTATTTCATTTCTTTCCAGAACGGGTATTACTTTGTAAGATACCTGATGTGGAATTATGTAGGAAGACAGAATGACCTTGAAGGAAATATGGAAAGCACAAAAGGAAACTGGATTTCCGGAATTCCTTTTATAGATAACGTAACGGTAGGAAACCAGGATAAAATGCCTGCTAAATTCAAAAATGAAAGTACGGTAAAATTCTTCTTCCTTCCGTTAATTTTAGGTCTGATTGGATTCTTTTTCCAACTAAATAGAGACTTCGGAAGATTCTATGCACTGTTATCTTTATTTATTTTAACAAGTGTAGGTATTGTTTTCTATACAGGGGTAAAACCTTTTGAACCGAGAGAAAGAGATTATGCAATGGTAGGTTCTTTCTACGCATTTGCGATATGGATTGGTATGGGAGCAGGAGCAATTCTATGGTTCTTACAGTCTAAAATAAAATCAAACGGAGCAAACATTGCTTTGGGAGTGGTTTTATTAGGTGTACCTTTCATGATGGGCTTCCAGAACTACAATGTTCATGACAGAAGCAACAGATATACAGCTTACGATTACGCATATTCAGTTTTAAAATCATTACCGAAAAACGATATCCTTTTCGTTTACGGAGATAATGATACTTACCCGGTTTGGGCAATCCAGGAAACAGAAAGATTCAGAGATGATGTGAAGGTAGTGAACTTTACCCTTGCTTCAACTCCATGGAATCTTGACCAGATAAAAAGGAGAACTTATAACGCTATGGGAATCCCTAGCCAGCTGACACACGAAGATTACAGAGATGGTGTAAATGACCAGATCTACATGATGAAGAAAGAAGATTGGGAAGGTGTTTTCTCTATGTTGAAAGAGCAGGGAGCTCCGGAAACAGAATTCCAGTCTTTCAGAAAGTATCTTACTCAGGATTCTTTAACATTGAAAGAAGCGATTAATTTCATTAAGTTCAAATCTCCTGAAAAAGACGAATTGTTGAAAATGTATTTTGGGGAAGAGAAATTTGAAAAATATAACATTCTTCCGGTCAACAAATTCATTCTTCCTGTAAATAAAGAAAATGCTTTAAAAGCAGGAATCATCAACAAAGAAGATCTTTCAAAAGTGGCTAATCAGATCATGATTACTTACAAAGGAAATACATTGTATAAGAACAACCTGATTTTGATGGATCTTTTAGCAAACTTCGACTGGAAGCGTCCAATCAACTTCTCATCAGGAGGTATTTATGACAGTGAGAATATTTTCTATCTGAATGATTATCTTCAGTTTGACGGATTCAGCTACAGATTAATTCCTATCCAAACCCCTCCAACAGCTGATGGAGATATGGGAAGAGTAGATGCTAATTCTCTTTATAATGTAGTGAAAAACTTCAGATGGGGGAACTTCAAGAATCTGAATGCTCACTTTGATGAAACAGCAACTTCTAATATCATCAGCTATAGAATGTCCGCGAGCAGAGCTGCCGCAGCACTTGCATTAAACGGACAGAAAGCTAAAGCATTAGAAATTCTGGATCTTGCAGCAAAAGAAATTCCTGCTGAGAAATATAACGACCCTCGTTCATTAAGCTCAATTGTATCAGGATACATTATTGCTGGACAGGAGCAGAAAGGTCTTCAGATTGCTGAGGTTCTTAAAAAAGGAATCTTTGAAGAATATGATTATTATTTAAGCCTTTCCAAAGCAGATCAAAGCTACCTGAGAAGACAAATGAGAACAAAACCTATGGAATATTCTCTTGTAGTAGCTGCAGTAACGGATGCTTATACGAAAATCGGACAGAAAGAAAAAGCATATGCTTATCTGGTAAAATCTATAGAACCTATTGATAAGAAGTTCAATGTATTTGTAAAAGATCTTCAGGAAATGGGTAAAGAGAAGGCAATGAAGGAGTCTGAAAATGTACAGCAGATTACACCATTCTATCAGTATTTATTTGATGTGATGGAGCCTTATGATTCTACTTATTCAAAGGAAAAAGAAAATCAGATAACGACAGCAATTATCAAAGCAACAAAATAA
- a CDS encoding PLP-dependent cysteine synthase family protein — translation MSNVYDNILGLIGHTPMVKLNTVTKDIPATVYAKLESYNPGHSTKDRIALHIIENAEKKGLLKEDSVVVETTSGNTGFSIAMVCIIKGYKCILAVSDKTKPEKIAYLKALGATVYICPANVPADDPRSYYEVAKRIAQETPNSIYINQYFNELNIDAHYQTTGPEIWEQTEGKITHLFACTGTGGTLSGSAKFLKEKNPDIKIIGVDADGSILKSYHETGEIHKEDVHPYQIEGMGKNLIPAALLFDKVDEFVRVNDEMSAYRTREIALKEAIMGGYTTGAVTQGLMQYAQSHELTENDLIVLIYPDHGSRYITKVYSDKWMAEQGFVNNCVHNYDEVFKTEFIK, via the coding sequence ATGAGTAATGTTTACGATAATATTCTTGGCCTGATAGGACACACTCCGATGGTGAAGCTAAATACTGTTACAAAAGATATTCCAGCAACCGTTTATGCCAAGTTAGAATCATATAATCCTGGACATTCCACCAAAGACCGAATCGCACTTCACATTATAGAGAACGCAGAGAAAAAAGGCCTTTTAAAAGAAGATTCTGTAGTTGTAGAAACTACATCCGGTAATACTGGGTTTTCTATTGCGATGGTATGTATCATTAAGGGATATAAGTGTATTCTTGCAGTAAGTGATAAAACAAAACCTGAAAAAATTGCTTATCTGAAAGCATTGGGAGCTACGGTATATATATGCCCGGCCAATGTACCGGCAGATGATCCGAGATCATACTATGAAGTCGCTAAAAGAATCGCCCAGGAAACTCCTAATTCTATTTACATCAATCAATATTTTAACGAGTTGAATATTGATGCGCACTATCAGACTACAGGTCCAGAGATCTGGGAACAAACAGAAGGTAAGATCACTCACCTTTTTGCCTGTACAGGAACTGGTGGTACGCTATCCGGTTCTGCTAAGTTTTTGAAGGAAAAAAATCCGGATATCAAGATTATTGGTGTGGATGCAGATGGTTCTATACTGAAAAGCTATCACGAGACAGGAGAAATCCATAAAGAAGATGTACATCCTTATCAGATTGAGGGAATGGGTAAAAACCTGATCCCCGCTGCCCTGCTTTTCGACAAGGTAGATGAATTTGTAAGGGTAAATGATGAAATGTCCGCGTACAGGACCCGCGAAATTGCTTTGAAAGAAGCCATTATGGGAGGTTATACTACCGGAGCTGTGACGCAGGGATTAATGCAGTATGCCCAGTCTCATGAGCTTACAGAAAATGACCTGATTGTTTTAATATATCCTGATCATGGTTCCAGATACATCACTAAAGTATACAGTGATAAATGGATGGCTGAGCAGGGATTTGTCAACAACTGTGTTCACAATTATGACGAAGTTTTCAAAACAGAGTTTATCAAATAA
- a CDS encoding aminotransferase class I/II-fold pyridoxal phosphate-dependent enzyme, which yields MDIFERIKENPGPLGQFADYGEGYFIFPRLEGPIGPRMQFQGREVIFWSANDYLGLCNHPEVIEADAKAAAEYGMFYPMGARAMSGETDQHLQLERELADFVKKDSAYLLNFGYQGMVSTIDALVSRNDVIVYDMDSHACIVDGVRLHSGKRFTYKHNDMASLEKNLQRATKVAEETGGGILVITEGVFGMRGQQGKIKEICDLKSKYQFRLLVDDAHGFGTLGKTGAGVGEEQDCNDQIDVYFSTFAKSMAGFGAFLAGDKEIIRYLKFNLRSQIFAKSLTMPMVIGGLKRLELLRSKPEIKAKLWENVYKLQNGLKERGFNIGDTNTCVTPVMMQGTPVEATLLVKDLRENYGIFTSVVVYPVIPKGMILLRLIPTASHTDAEINETLAAFEAIHDKLVSGYYKEQEQKLLQEQGLSFKPI from the coding sequence TTGGATATTTTTGAAAGAATAAAAGAAAATCCAGGACCACTTGGACAATTTGCAGATTATGGTGAAGGCTATTTTATTTTCCCAAGATTAGAGGGACCTATCGGCCCTAGAATGCAGTTTCAGGGTAGAGAAGTAATTTTCTGGAGTGCCAATGACTATTTAGGATTGTGTAATCATCCTGAAGTTATAGAAGCAGATGCAAAAGCAGCTGCAGAATATGGAATGTTCTATCCAATGGGAGCAAGAGCAATGTCTGGAGAAACAGATCAGCACCTTCAACTGGAAAGAGAATTGGCAGACTTCGTAAAAAAAGATTCAGCATACTTATTGAATTTCGGTTACCAGGGAATGGTTTCTACCATTGATGCTTTGGTGAGCAGAAATGACGTTATTGTTTATGATATGGATTCTCATGCCTGCATCGTGGATGGAGTAAGACTTCATTCCGGGAAAAGATTTACCTACAAGCACAATGATATGGCAAGTCTTGAGAAAAACCTTCAGAGAGCAACTAAGGTAGCTGAAGAAACAGGAGGAGGTATTCTTGTTATTACAGAAGGGGTTTTCGGAATGAGAGGCCAGCAGGGGAAAATCAAAGAAATCTGCGATCTTAAATCTAAATACCAGTTCAGACTATTGGTAGATGATGCACATGGTTTCGGGACACTTGGTAAAACAGGTGCCGGTGTAGGTGAAGAACAGGACTGTAATGACCAGATTGATGTATACTTCTCTACGTTTGCTAAATCAATGGCTGGTTTCGGAGCATTCCTTGCGGGTGACAAAGAAATCATCAGATATCTGAAGTTCAACCTGAGATCACAAATCTTTGCAAAATCTCTTACAATGCCAATGGTAATAGGAGGATTGAAAAGACTGGAACTGTTGAGATCTAAACCTGAGATCAAAGCTAAACTTTGGGAGAATGTCTACAAACTACAAAACGGACTTAAAGAAAGAGGATTCAACATTGGAGACACCAACACTTGCGTAACTCCGGTAATGATGCAGGGAACTCCGGTAGAAGCAACTTTATTAGTAAAAGACTTAAGAGAGAATTACGGTATCTTTACATCTGTTGTGGTATATCCGGTCATTCCGAAGGGAATGATTCTTTTAAGATTAATTCCTACCGCTTCTCATACAGATGCAGAGATTAATGAAACTCTGGCCGCATTTGAAGCGATTCATGATAAATTAGTAAGTGGTTACTATAAAGAGCAGGAACAAAAATTACTGCAGGAACAAGGATTAAGTTTTAAACCGATTTAA